The Streptomyces sp. NBC_00670 genome window below encodes:
- a CDS encoding alpha/beta hydrolase codes for MDNTASPAPDPVTFDSRGVALAGHLRLPPGSGAGRRHPALVCVHPGNGVKEQTAGIYARHLAEKGYVTLAFDAAHQGESGGEPRYLEDPATRVEDIGSAVDFLTTLPFVDEERIGVLGVCAGGGYAVNAAMTEHRIRAVGTIVPVNIGRARRAGGSVAERLAEVGKRRTAEARGGEPSLTAWLPDDPQDLVTAGVTDIDLIEAVDYYLTPRGRHERSVNRLAHRSIAPMLAFDAFHLVEELLTQPLQIVVGDRTGSFGSRRDGQELFDRVRGRKDLFVVEGASHYDLYDRPEHVGRAVERLAAFYADTL; via the coding sequence ATGGACAACACCGCATCCCCCGCCCCGGACCCCGTCACCTTCGACAGCCGTGGCGTCGCGCTCGCCGGCCACCTCCGTCTCCCGCCCGGCTCCGGCGCCGGCCGGCGCCACCCGGCGCTCGTCTGCGTCCACCCCGGCAACGGCGTGAAGGAGCAGACGGCCGGGATCTACGCCCGGCACCTCGCGGAGAAGGGGTACGTCACGCTCGCGTTCGACGCCGCCCACCAGGGCGAGAGCGGGGGCGAGCCCCGGTATCTGGAGGATCCGGCCACCCGGGTCGAGGACATCGGGTCCGCCGTCGACTTCCTGACCACCCTGCCGTTCGTGGACGAGGAGCGCATCGGCGTGCTCGGCGTGTGCGCGGGCGGCGGTTACGCGGTCAACGCCGCCATGACCGAGCACCGCATCCGGGCGGTGGGCACGATCGTGCCCGTGAACATCGGCCGGGCCCGCCGGGCGGGCGGGTCCGTGGCCGAGCGGCTCGCGGAGGTGGGGAAGCGGCGCACGGCCGAGGCCCGCGGCGGCGAGCCGTCGCTCACGGCGTGGCTCCCCGACGACCCGCAGGACCTGGTGACGGCCGGTGTCACCGACATCGATCTGATCGAGGCGGTCGACTACTACCTCACACCGCGCGGCCGGCACGAGCGGTCGGTCAACCGGCTGGCGCACCGCAGCATCGCACCGATGCTCGCGTTCGACGCCTTCCACCTGGTGGAGGAGCTGCTGACCCAGCCCCTCCAGATCGTGGTCGGCGACCGCACGGGCTCCTTCGGCTCCCGCCGCGACGGGCAGGAGCTGTTCGACAGGGTGAGGGGGCGCAAGGACCTCTTCGTCGTCGAGGGCGCGAGCCACTACGACCTCTACGACCGGCCCGAGCACGTCGGCCGGGCGGTCGAGCGGCTGGCGGCCTTCTACGCGGACACCCTCTGA
- a CDS encoding ABC transporter permease, whose translation MNVLNFINAFFSDSAHWHGYDGIPHRLLEHVQYSLIALAIAAAIGLPVGLITGHTGRGGTTLALIATAARALPSFGLLVLMFVLLGLGLLPVMIPLVVLAIPPILVTTYEAVRTVEPAPVDAARGMGMTEPRILFQVELPVALPLILSGLRSAAIQIVSTATIAAYVSLGGLGRYIVDGLYQRNYEKVVGGATLVAVLALATLGLFWAAARAAVSPGVRRS comes from the coding sequence ATGAACGTCCTGAACTTCATCAACGCCTTCTTCAGCGACAGCGCCCACTGGCACGGCTACGACGGCATCCCGCACCGGCTCCTCGAACACGTCCAGTACTCGCTGATCGCGCTCGCCATCGCCGCCGCGATCGGCCTCCCCGTCGGCCTGATCACCGGGCACACCGGGCGCGGCGGCACCACGCTCGCCCTCATCGCCACCGCGGCCCGCGCGCTGCCCAGCTTCGGCCTGCTGGTGCTGATGTTTGTCCTGCTCGGGCTCGGGCTGCTGCCGGTGATGATCCCGCTGGTGGTGCTCGCCATCCCGCCGATCCTCGTCACCACCTACGAGGCGGTCCGCACGGTGGAGCCGGCCCCCGTCGACGCGGCCCGCGGCATGGGCATGACCGAGCCGCGCATCCTCTTCCAGGTCGAACTGCCGGTCGCGCTCCCGCTGATCCTCAGCGGCCTGCGCTCGGCCGCCATCCAGATCGTCTCCACGGCCACGATCGCCGCGTACGTCAGCCTCGGCGGCCTCGGCCGGTACATCGTCGACGGCCTCTACCAGCGCAACTACGAGAAGGTCGTGGGCGGCGCCACCCTGGTGGCGGTCCTGGCCCTGGCCACCCTCGGCCTGTTCTGGGCGGCGGCACGGGCGGCGGTCTCGCCGGGGGTGCGGCGGAGCTAA
- a CDS encoding helix-turn-helix transcriptional regulator has translation MLEGIVEETVRSLPGAAFARRQHAQLLLLHALRLGVRGGAGLRPGWLRLLADARLRLAVEAVHAAPAHPWGLREPAAVAGMSRSHFAQRFREVAGQTPLAYVSHWRVRLARQALRDSDTTVAALGERLGYASESSFSHAFRRVVGTPPSRYRRNAAEGDGR, from the coding sequence GTGCTCGAAGGGATCGTCGAGGAGACGGTCCGGTCCCTGCCGGGCGCCGCGTTCGCGCGGCGCCAGCACGCGCAGCTCCTGCTGCTGCACGCGCTGCGCCTCGGAGTGCGCGGCGGTGCGGGACTGCGTCCCGGCTGGCTGCGCCTGCTCGCCGACGCCCGGCTGCGGCTCGCCGTGGAGGCCGTGCACGCCGCTCCCGCGCACCCCTGGGGGCTGCGGGAGCCGGCCGCGGTGGCGGGCATGTCACGCAGTCACTTCGCCCAGCGGTTCCGCGAGGTCGCGGGGCAGACCCCGCTGGCGTACGTGTCCCACTGGCGCGTCCGGCTGGCCCGGCAGGCGCTGCGCGATTCCGACACGACGGTCGCCGCGCTGGGGGAGCGCCTCGGCTACGCCTCGGAGAGCTCCTTCAGCCACGCGTTCCGCCGGGTCGTCGGCACGCCCCCGAGCCGGTACCGGCGGAACGCCGCGGAAGGGGACGGACGGTGA
- a CDS encoding roadblock/LC7 domain-containing protein, which produces MTTSTGDTSMGGASPTDLRAAAADFTWLLNRFATETAGVVDAIAVSSDGLLIAVSELREHADSERLAAIVSGITSLASGASGNYGLGGLNKVIIDLEGGHVLVSAIGSGAVLGVVTDKEAKLGNIAYEMTLFANRAGAALSPQLVLELKNSVGAASAG; this is translated from the coding sequence GTGACAACGTCGACAGGTGACACCTCCATGGGCGGGGCCTCGCCGACGGACCTGCGGGCTGCCGCGGCCGACTTCACCTGGCTCCTGAACCGTTTCGCCACCGAGACCGCCGGCGTCGTCGACGCCATCGCCGTGTCCTCCGACGGTCTGCTCATCGCCGTCTCCGAACTGCGCGAGCACGCGGATTCGGAGCGGCTCGCCGCGATCGTCTCCGGCATCACGAGCCTGGCCTCGGGCGCTTCCGGGAACTACGGTCTGGGCGGTCTCAACAAGGTCATCATCGATCTGGAGGGCGGCCACGTGCTGGTCTCCGCGATCGGCAGCGGCGCCGTCCTCGGCGTGGTCACCGACAAGGAGGCCAAGCTGGGCAACATCGCCTACGAGATGACGCTGTTCGCCAACCGCGCCGGCGCCGCGCTGAGTCCGCAGCTCGTACTCGAACTGAAGAACAGCGTCGGCGCCGCGTCGGCGGGATGA
- a CDS encoding sensor histidine kinase, whose amino-acid sequence MSTNVVDSPTPAPAPPSPPPSGIRRFADRWPFRRKLNALVGVPLAVVALLLSYLIADQVGQARDAADAAQLVRDSVQVAALVDQVQNEYQQAILLSVRYEAAGSGEKPSTTGYRKAQAAVDAQVEKVREAFGDRLPDTEAQALREVNGLTSLRENVEAGYLPADNIDPTYTSVAKGLIDGLGLDRNAALAATFTGNMLESLLRADAAHSAFETNVFSATTGDSNALIQFNSAVGAYQLYTYQADRFGRFATEAQADELGGMERDGPQATIAQQYAELQVDPSALQAKGPAQLRRAFTSALGTYPDYRAQAESRLKITTSLTDQIAGRADDASSDAWWRAGWLLAAALLGFVLWLGFSVAVRRSVVRPVTALTGAAKQVAEVAGRELARVADDDAEDAGSPRLSEVPVAVRDEIGELAEAFNHVQGTAAALLERQVLSRRNVAEMFGNVGRRVSNLTARQLALIDAVERGETDPALLDRLYRIDHIAVRLRRNADSLMLLAGIRETVLDSGPTALTNVVRAALGQIEGYQRVVLRADTEVMVEPDIIGDLTLMVAELIENAVAFSPARSPVEVAVRTDGDGAHIEIADHGLGMSAERLAEENARLVRRERLDLVPTKVLGLFVVGTLARRWGVTVTLSRTPGGGVTSRIALPSALLLTLSPLSADAPAPSASADGGRPAGTRTAAPDGARAVAGSPADAPAVAPAEPRKALPAASRAARPADPASSGAGEHTGRTPTWAARRAAEAADAGPAEPVPADGDPLVPLPRRVRRRDAEEAAPAERAPEADGPGRLPARPGTSRRAPEEARPTGRTGSAGPGPEPAGHGTRAPLVPRPRTETPLRAERDRPYLTEGAGYGTEPGPAPHRDDEVPGGSGSPRRTDPGVPPAPDGEAVAGGVRPLRRRVRGATLRTTLGDAGAGRAAEPLRPADAEAVRDALDEFEAAVARANRDAGAEPADGPRTLPSVSPTSSATPRATHDQNHLPEGAEQ is encoded by the coding sequence GTGTCCACGAACGTGGTGGACTCGCCCACCCCCGCGCCGGCACCGCCATCGCCGCCGCCGAGCGGTATCCGTCGATTCGCCGACCGGTGGCCGTTCCGGCGCAAGCTGAACGCCCTCGTCGGTGTCCCGCTCGCGGTGGTCGCGTTGCTGCTGTCGTACCTCATCGCCGACCAGGTGGGGCAGGCCCGCGACGCGGCGGACGCGGCACAGCTCGTACGGGACAGCGTGCAGGTGGCCGCCCTCGTCGACCAGGTGCAGAACGAGTACCAGCAGGCGATCCTGCTCTCCGTAAGGTACGAGGCCGCCGGCAGCGGCGAGAAGCCGTCCACCACGGGGTACCGCAAGGCGCAGGCGGCCGTGGACGCGCAGGTGGAGAAGGTGCGCGAGGCGTTCGGCGACCGGCTCCCCGACACCGAGGCGCAGGCCCTGCGCGAGGTCAACGGTCTCACCAGCCTCCGGGAGAACGTCGAGGCCGGCTATCTGCCCGCCGACAACATCGACCCCACGTACACCAGCGTCGCCAAGGGCCTGATCGACGGACTCGGCCTGGACCGCAACGCCGCGCTCGCCGCCACGTTCACCGGCAACATGCTGGAGTCGCTGCTGCGTGCCGACGCCGCGCACAGCGCGTTCGAGACCAACGTGTTCTCCGCGACCACGGGTGACAGCAACGCGCTGATCCAGTTCAACAGCGCCGTCGGCGCCTACCAGCTGTACACGTACCAGGCCGACCGCTTCGGCCGCTTCGCCACCGAGGCGCAGGCCGACGAGCTCGGCGGCATGGAGCGCGACGGGCCGCAGGCCACGATCGCCCAGCAGTACGCCGAACTCCAGGTCGATCCGAGCGCGCTCCAGGCCAAGGGCCCCGCCCAGCTGCGCCGCGCGTTCACCTCGGCGCTCGGCACCTACCCGGACTACCGCGCCCAGGCCGAGTCCCGGCTGAAGATCACCACCTCGCTGACCGACCAGATCGCCGGCCGGGCCGACGACGCCTCCTCCGACGCCTGGTGGCGGGCCGGCTGGCTGCTCGCCGCGGCGCTGCTCGGCTTCGTGCTCTGGCTCGGCTTCTCGGTCGCCGTACGGCGGTCCGTGGTGCGGCCGGTGACGGCGCTGACCGGGGCGGCGAAACAGGTCGCCGAGGTGGCGGGCCGCGAGCTCGCCCGGGTGGCCGACGACGACGCGGAGGACGCGGGGTCGCCGCGGCTGAGCGAGGTGCCGGTGGCCGTGCGCGACGAGATCGGCGAGCTCGCCGAGGCGTTCAACCATGTGCAGGGCACGGCGGCGGCGCTGCTGGAGCGGCAGGTGCTCAGCCGGCGCAACGTCGCCGAGATGTTCGGCAACGTGGGGCGCCGGGTCAGCAACCTGACGGCACGTCAGCTCGCGCTGATCGACGCCGTCGAGCGCGGCGAGACCGATCCCGCGCTGCTCGACCGGCTCTACCGCATCGACCACATCGCCGTGCGCCTGCGCCGCAACGCCGACAGCCTGATGCTGCTGGCCGGCATCCGCGAGACCGTGCTGGACTCGGGGCCGACCGCGCTCACCAACGTCGTACGCGCCGCGCTGGGGCAGATCGAGGGCTACCAGCGGGTGGTGCTGCGGGCCGACACGGAGGTCATGGTCGAGCCGGACATCATCGGCGACCTGACGCTGATGGTGGCCGAACTGATCGAGAACGCGGTGGCGTTCTCGCCCGCGCGCAGCCCCGTCGAGGTGGCGGTGCGGACGGACGGCGACGGCGCGCACATCGAGATCGCGGACCACGGTCTGGGCATGAGCGCGGAGCGGCTCGCCGAGGAGAACGCGCGGCTGGTGCGCCGCGAGCGGCTCGACCTGGTGCCGACGAAGGTGCTGGGTCTGTTCGTGGTCGGCACGCTGGCGCGCCGCTGGGGTGTGACGGTGACGCTCTCCCGCACCCCGGGCGGCGGCGTCACCTCCCGCATCGCGCTCCCGTCCGCACTGCTGCTGACGCTGAGTCCGCTGTCGGCGGACGCGCCGGCACCGTCGGCGTCCGCCGACGGCGGACGGCCTGCGGGCACGCGGACGGCGGCCCCGGACGGTGCGCGCGCGGTCGCCGGAAGCCCGGCGGACGCCCCCGCGGTCGCGCCCGCCGAGCCCCGCAAGGCCCTGCCGGCGGCGTCGCGGGCCGCACGGCCCGCGGACCCCGCCTCCTCGGGAGCCGGAGAGCACACCGGCCGCACCCCGACGTGGGCCGCCCGCCGCGCGGCGGAGGCCGCGGACGCCGGTCCCGCCGAGCCGGTGCCGGCCGACGGGGACCCGCTCGTCCCGCTCCCCCGCCGTGTCCGGCGCCGGGACGCGGAGGAGGCGGCCCCCGCCGAGCGGGCGCCCGAGGCCGACGGCCCGGGCCGCCTCCCGGCCCGGCCGGGCACCTCGCGGCGGGCACCGGAAGAAGCACGCCCCACCGGACGGACCGGTTCCGCCGGGCCCGGCCCGGAGCCCGCCGGTCACGGCACCCGGGCGCCGCTCGTACCGCGACCGCGCACCGAGACCCCCCTGCGGGCCGAGCGGGACCGGCCGTATCTGACGGAGGGCGCCGGGTACGGAACGGAGCCGGGCCCCGCCCCGCACCGCGACGACGAGGTGCCCGGTGGCAGCGGCTCGCCGCGCCGGACCGACCCCGGCGTACCGCCCGCCCCCGACGGCGAGGCCGTGGCCGGCGGTGTCCGGCCGTTGCGGCGGCGGGTGCGGGGGGCGACCCTGCGGACGACCCTCGGGGACGCGGGCGCGGGGAGGGCCGCGGAGCCGCTGCGGCCCGCCGACGCCGAGGCCGTCCGCGACGCGCTCGACGAGTTCGAGGCCGCCGTCGCCCGCGCCAACCGCGACGCGGGGGCCGAGCCCGCCGACGGCCCACGTACGCTTCCCTCCGTATCCCCCACGTCCTCAGCCACCCCCCGCGCCACGCACGACCAGAACCACCTCCCGGAAGGAGCGGAGCAGTGA
- a CDS encoding DUF742 domain-containing protein, with protein MADGHAPAGAHGFTGPDGTPVGPAPAVRPFLVTAGRVAGTASGRPIPVETQVVATTAGIEALERLSFEQHDIVAACRRPQSLAEIAARLKLHLNVVRVLAEDLRADGQLSVHVPRTDIVRDASVLRRVIDGLRAIPDSRGVLRDSD; from the coding sequence ATGGCGGACGGCCACGCGCCCGCCGGCGCGCACGGCTTCACCGGCCCGGACGGCACCCCGGTCGGCCCGGCCCCCGCGGTCCGGCCGTTCCTGGTCACCGCGGGCCGGGTGGCGGGCACCGCGTCCGGCCGCCCGATCCCCGTCGAGACCCAGGTGGTGGCCACCACCGCGGGGATCGAGGCGCTGGAGCGGCTGTCGTTCGAGCAGCACGACATCGTCGCCGCCTGCCGGCGGCCGCAGTCCCTCGCCGAGATCGCGGCCCGGCTGAAGCTGCATCTCAACGTGGTCCGCGTCCTGGCCGAGGACCTGCGCGCCGACGGACAGCTGTCGGTGCACGTACCACGTACCGACATCGTCCGCGACGCTTCCGTACTGCGAAGGGTTATCGATGGCCTCCGTGCCATCCCCGACTCCCGGGGGGTACTCCGTGACTCCGACTGA
- a CDS encoding GTP-binding protein translates to MTPTEPAAHGGAVTAERPPLPVKLVIAGGFGVGKTTAVGSISEIEPLTTEAAITEVAAGVDDLSHTPAKTTTTVAMDFGCITIDPTLKLYLFGTPGQDRFGFMWDDLVEGAVGGLVIVDSRRLDDCYAAVDYFEHRGIPFAVALNAFDGTVEHSLDEVRWALDMADQVPVVVFDARERGSVRDALLTVLELALARTEG, encoded by the coding sequence GTGACTCCGACTGAACCGGCCGCCCACGGCGGCGCGGTGACCGCCGAACGGCCGCCGCTGCCGGTCAAGCTGGTGATCGCGGGCGGCTTCGGCGTGGGCAAGACCACCGCCGTCGGCTCCATCTCGGAGATCGAGCCGCTCACCACCGAGGCGGCCATCACCGAGGTGGCGGCGGGGGTGGACGACCTCAGCCACACCCCGGCCAAGACGACCACCACGGTCGCGATGGACTTCGGCTGCATCACCATCGACCCGACCCTGAAGCTGTACCTGTTCGGCACGCCCGGCCAGGACCGGTTCGGGTTCATGTGGGACGACCTGGTCGAGGGCGCGGTCGGCGGACTGGTCATCGTCGACAGCCGGCGTCTCGACGACTGCTACGCCGCCGTCGACTACTTCGAGCACCGCGGCATCCCGTTCGCGGTCGCGCTCAACGCCTTCGACGGCACGGTGGAGCACTCGCTGGACGAGGTCCGCTGGGCCCTGGACATGGCCGACCAGGTACCGGTCGTGGTCTTCGACGCCCGCGAACGCGGCTCGGTGCGGGACGCGCTGCTGACGGTCCTGGAACTGGCCCTGGCCCGCACGGAGGGGTGA
- a CDS encoding ABC transporter substrate-binding protein — MVTTAKSSRSSTRRSGAAAVALAAATALLAAGCGSDDKSDDPLAGEKSGDTVVVGSNNFAESILIADIYGEALKAKGVKVSYKPNIGSRETTYGLLKNGSITVLPEYNGALLAYLDAKATPKTVAETTAAINAKLDKKLELLEPAAAQDKDSVTVNADTAKKHGLTDKSTIADLKDIASDLVIGGSPEFQTRQQGLKGLKSVYGVEFKSFKALDAGGPLTQAALKKNTVQAADLFTTDPTITKEKFVVLQDPENLFGFENVQPLVYKGGLSKEGADALNAVSAKLDTAALLDLDAQVQLENKDPLDVAKAWLKSAGLD, encoded by the coding sequence ATTGTGACTACCGCGAAGAGCAGCAGGTCCAGCACGAGACGATCCGGAGCGGCTGCCGTAGCGCTCGCCGCCGCCACGGCCCTCCTGGCGGCGGGGTGCGGCTCCGACGACAAGAGCGACGATCCGCTCGCGGGCGAGAAGTCGGGCGACACGGTCGTCGTCGGCTCCAACAACTTCGCCGAGAGCATCCTCATCGCCGACATCTACGGCGAGGCGCTGAAGGCCAAGGGCGTCAAGGTCAGCTACAAGCCCAACATCGGCAGCCGCGAGACGACGTACGGGCTGCTGAAGAACGGCTCCATCACGGTGCTGCCCGAGTACAACGGCGCGCTGCTGGCGTACCTCGACGCCAAGGCCACGCCGAAGACGGTCGCCGAGACGACCGCCGCGATCAACGCGAAGCTCGACAAGAAGCTGGAGCTCCTGGAGCCGGCCGCCGCGCAGGACAAGGACTCCGTCACCGTCAACGCGGACACCGCGAAGAAGCACGGGCTGACCGACAAGTCCACCATCGCCGACCTCAAGGACATCGCGTCCGACCTGGTCATCGGTGGCTCGCCGGAGTTCCAGACCCGCCAGCAGGGCCTCAAGGGCCTGAAGTCGGTGTACGGCGTGGAGTTCAAGTCCTTCAAGGCGCTCGACGCGGGTGGTCCGCTCACCCAGGCGGCGCTGAAGAAGAACACGGTCCAGGCGGCCGACCTCTTCACCACCGACCCGACCATCACCAAGGAGAAGTTCGTCGTCCTCCAGGACCCGGAGAACCTCTTCGGGTTCGAGAACGTCCAGCCGCTCGTCTACAAGGGCGGGCTCTCCAAGGAGGGCGCGGACGCGCTGAACGCGGTGTCGGCCAAGCTCGACACGGCCGCGCTCCTCGACCTGGACGCGCAGGTGCAGCTCGAGAACAAGGACCCGCTGGACGTCGCCAAGGCATGGCTGAAGTCCGCGGGCCTCGACTGA